In one Sphingomonas sp. AP4-R1 genomic region, the following are encoded:
- the adh gene encoding aldehyde dehydrogenase, which yields MLQQTIEQLKGDVVIRSKYDNFIGGQWVAPVEGRYFDNPSPITGKTVCQIARGTAADIELALDAAHAAKEKWARTSPQERARILLRIADRMEEKLDLLALVETIDNGKPIRETTHADLPLAVDHFRYFAGCLRAQEGSIAEIDHDTIAYHFHEPLGVVGQIIPWNFPLLMAVWKLAPALAAGNCVVLKPAEQTPMSIMVLMDILSDILPPGILNVVNGFGIEAGKPLAQNKRIAKIAFTGETTTGRLIMQYATENLIPVTLELGGKSPNIFFADVMQEDDDFLDKALEGFTMFALNQGEICTCPSRAIVHESIYDRFMEKAIARVRKIQQGSPLDAATMIGAQASNDQLEKILSYIDIGRAEGAKVLTGGDRAMLEGELAGGYYVTPTVLEGHNKMRVFQEEIFGPVLAVTTFKDEADALAIANDTLYGLGAGVWSRNGTTAYRMGRGIQAGRVWTNCYHAYPAHAAFGGYKQSGIGRETHKMMLDHYQQTKNLLVSYSPKALGFF from the coding sequence ATGTTGCAGCAGACCATCGAGCAGTTGAAAGGCGATGTCGTCATTCGCTCCAAATATGATAATTTTATTGGAGGACAGTGGGTTGCGCCGGTCGAAGGGCGCTATTTCGACAATCCCTCACCGATCACCGGCAAGACGGTCTGCCAGATTGCGCGCGGCACCGCCGCCGATATCGAGCTGGCGCTGGATGCCGCGCACGCCGCCAAGGAGAAATGGGCCCGCACGTCGCCGCAAGAACGCGCCCGCATCCTCCTGCGGATCGCGGACCGGATGGAGGAGAAGCTCGATCTGCTCGCGCTCGTCGAGACGATCGACAACGGCAAGCCGATCCGCGAGACGACCCACGCGGATCTGCCGCTGGCCGTGGATCACTTCCGCTATTTCGCGGGCTGCCTGCGCGCGCAGGAAGGCTCGATCGCGGAGATCGATCACGACACGATCGCCTATCATTTCCATGAGCCGCTGGGGGTCGTCGGGCAGATCATCCCCTGGAACTTCCCGCTGTTGATGGCGGTGTGGAAGCTCGCCCCCGCGCTCGCCGCCGGCAATTGCGTGGTACTAAAGCCCGCCGAGCAGACCCCGATGTCGATCATGGTGCTGATGGATATCCTGTCAGACATCCTGCCGCCGGGCATCCTCAACGTCGTCAACGGTTTCGGCATCGAAGCCGGCAAGCCGCTCGCGCAGAACAAGCGCATCGCCAAGATCGCCTTCACCGGCGAGACGACCACCGGCCGCCTTATCATGCAATATGCCACGGAGAATTTGATCCCGGTTACGCTGGAACTGGGCGGCAAGAGCCCGAACATCTTCTTCGCAGACGTAATGCAGGAAGATGACGACTTCCTGGACAAGGCGCTGGAAGGGTTCACGATGTTCGCGCTCAATCAGGGCGAGATCTGCACCTGCCCAAGCCGCGCGATCGTCCACGAGAGCATCTATGATCGCTTCATGGAGAAGGCCATCGCCCGCGTCCGCAAGATCCAGCAGGGCAGCCCGCTGGACGCGGCCACGATGATCGGCGCGCAGGCTTCCAACGACCAGCTCGAGAAGATCCTGTCCTACATCGATATCGGCCGGGCCGAGGGCGCCAAGGTGCTTACCGGCGGCGATCGCGCGATGCTCGAAGGCGAACTGGCCGGCGGCTATTACGTCACGCCGACCGTGCTGGAAGGCCACAACAAGATGCGCGTCTTTCAGGAGGAGATATTCGGGCCGGTTCTCGCCGTCACCACGTTCAAGGACGAGGCGGACGCGCTCGCGATCGCCAATGATACGCTCTACGGCCTCGGCGCGGGCGTCTGGAGCCGCAACGGCACGACCGCCTATCGCATGGGCCGCGGCATCCAGGCCGGCCGCGTATGGACCAATTGCTACCACGCTTATCCCGCGCATGCGGCATTCGGCGGATACAAGCAGTCGGGCATCGGTCGCGAGACGCACAAGATGATGTTGGATCATTATCAGCAGACCAAGAATCTGCTGGTCAGCTACAGCCCCAAGGCGCTCGGCTTCTTCTGA
- a CDS encoding DUF779 domain-containing protein: MKRPPRILATPAAEALIGQLAAQHGPLMFHQSGGCCDGSAPMCYPAGEFRTGAQDVLLGHVAGDVPVWIGAAQFEYWRHTQVTIDVVPGRGAGFSLEGPEGFRFIIRSRVFSDAESDALETGPPLARGG, encoded by the coding sequence ATGAAGCGCCCGCCCCGCATCCTCGCCACCCCCGCCGCCGAGGCTCTGATCGGGCAGCTTGCCGCGCAGCATGGTCCGCTGATGTTCCATCAGTCCGGCGGCTGCTGCGACGGCTCCGCGCCGATGTGCTATCCCGCCGGTGAATTTCGGACCGGCGCCCAGGACGTTCTCCTGGGTCATGTCGCAGGCGATGTCCCCGTCTGGATCGGCGCCGCGCAGTTCGAATATTGGCGCCATACGCAGGTGACGATCGACGTCGTGCCGGGGCGCGGCGCCGGCTTTTCGCTGGAAGGGCCGGAAGGCTTCCGCTTCATCATCCGCAGCCGGGTATTCAGCGATGCGGAATCCGACGCGCTCGAGACCGGGCCACCGCTCGCGCGCGGAGGATGA
- a CDS encoding methanol/ethanol family PQQ-dependent dehydrogenase has translation MLASSVIAQSPAGPTDADLMSSATNTASVLTYGMGPKAQRFSPIDQINTTTVAKLVPAFSASLGGEKQRGQESQPIVYDGTIYVTGSYSRLFAFDAKTGEEKWEYSARLPDGIMPCCDVVNRGAAIYGDKIIFATLDAHMVALNRNTGKVIWNKTLQDYAAGYSNTAAPMIVKGKVIYGNSGGEFGIIGRVEARDVNTGELVWSRPTIEGNMGQLNGKDSTVTGKTNASWQGDQYKTGGGAPWLGGTYDPDTNLVFFGTGNPAPWNSHLRPGDNLYTSSTLAIDADTGEIKWHYQYTPHDGWDFDGVNEFIPFDAKVGGKMMKLGAQANRNGYFFVLDRTNGKFIQATPFVNKITWAKGYTKAGRPIFDDSNRPGAPTTDKGSTVFSAPAFLGAKNWMPMAYSQQTGYFYVPANEWGMDIWNEPITYKKGAAYLGAGFTIKPLNQDYIGALRAVDPATGKIMWEYKNKAPLWGGVLTTAGGLVFTGTPEGYLKAFDAKTGKELWKFNTGSGVVGSPVTWEQDGEQYIAVMSGWGGAVPLWGGEVAKAVQHINQGGSLWVFKLPKA, from the coding sequence ATGCTGGCATCCTCCGTGATCGCCCAGTCGCCCGCCGGGCCGACCGATGCGGATCTGATGTCATCCGCGACGAACACCGCGTCCGTCCTCACCTATGGCATGGGCCCGAAGGCACAGCGTTTCAGCCCGATCGACCAGATCAATACGACGACCGTCGCCAAGCTCGTTCCGGCCTTTTCGGCTTCGCTCGGCGGCGAGAAGCAGCGCGGGCAGGAAAGCCAGCCGATCGTCTATGACGGCACGATCTACGTCACCGGCTCCTACAGCCGCCTGTTCGCGTTCGACGCCAAGACGGGCGAAGAGAAATGGGAATATAGCGCGCGCCTGCCCGACGGCATCATGCCCTGCTGTGACGTCGTCAATCGCGGCGCCGCGATCTATGGCGACAAGATCATTTTCGCGACGCTGGACGCGCACATGGTCGCGCTCAACCGCAACACCGGCAAGGTGATCTGGAACAAGACGCTGCAGGATTATGCGGCCGGCTATTCGAACACGGCCGCGCCGATGATCGTGAAGGGCAAGGTGATCTACGGCAATTCCGGCGGCGAATTCGGCATCATCGGCAGGGTCGAGGCGCGCGACGTCAACACCGGCGAACTCGTGTGGTCGCGGCCGACGATCGAAGGGAATATGGGCCAGCTGAACGGCAAGGATTCCACCGTCACCGGCAAGACCAACGCCAGCTGGCAGGGCGACCAGTACAAAACGGGCGGCGGCGCGCCGTGGCTGGGCGGCACCTATGATCCCGACACCAACCTCGTCTTCTTCGGTACGGGCAATCCGGCGCCGTGGAACAGCCATCTCCGGCCGGGCGACAATCTCTACACCTCGTCCACACTGGCGATCGATGCCGATACGGGCGAGATCAAGTGGCACTATCAATATACGCCGCACGACGGCTGGGACTTCGACGGCGTCAACGAATTCATTCCCTTCGACGCCAAGGTCGGGGGCAAGATGATGAAGCTGGGCGCGCAGGCCAATCGCAACGGCTATTTCTTCGTGCTGGATCGGACCAACGGCAAGTTCATCCAGGCGACGCCGTTCGTGAACAAGATCACCTGGGCCAAGGGCTATACCAAGGCCGGCCGGCCAATCTTCGACGACAGCAACCGTCCCGGCGCGCCCACCACGGACAAGGGATCGACCGTCTTCTCCGCGCCCGCATTCCTCGGCGCGAAGAACTGGATGCCGATGGCCTATTCGCAGCAGACCGGCTATTTTTACGTGCCCGCCAACGAGTGGGGCATGGACATCTGGAACGAGCCGATCACCTACAAGAAGGGGGCGGCCTATCTGGGCGCGGGCTTCACGATCAAGCCACTCAATCAGGATTATATCGGCGCCCTGCGCGCGGTGGACCCGGCCACCGGCAAGATCATGTGGGAATATAAGAACAAGGCTCCGCTCTGGGGCGGCGTTCTGACCACCGCCGGCGGCCTGGTCTTCACCGGCACCCCCGAAGGCTATCTGAAGGCGTTCGACGCGAAGACCGGCAAGGAATTGTGGAAGTTCAACACCGGATCCGGCGTGGTCGGCTCGCCCGTGACGTGGGAGCAGGATGGCGAGCAATATATCGCGGTCATGTCGGGCTGGGGCGGTGCTGTTCCGCTGTGGGGGGGCGAGGTGGCCAAGGCCGTGCAGCACATCAACCAGGGAGGATCGCTGTGGGTGTTCAAGCTTCCCAAGGCATGA
- a CDS encoding FIST N-terminal domain-containing protein has protein sequence MERRKDAYTPAVRAASSDLADPVGAIEAVFRELDPLSLAGLILFCSSRYDLAAVADAISERSEGITVIGCTSSGEISPEGISEGTITAIGFPAEHFAMSAMRFEALDQFDTGHAHRAVRELVASAAEHSRHLGPDISRAALFLVDGLSHREEMLTVTVQDALGEIPLIGGSSGDGLDFRETFVLHEGAFRRDAALVAILSSTHRMQAFRSQHYKPGKVKMVITGADPVDRIVHEVNAEPAAQEYARLAGVSIAELGPEVFASHPPMVRAGGEYYCRSIQSANPDGSLTFYCAIDEGVVLTLGEAHDVMHELEGLFDRLDEAVGGIDRVIGFDCVLNSVDLRQRQLRRDVSNLFAARRVVGFNTYGEQFHALHVNQSFSGLAIGR, from the coding sequence GTGGAGAGAAGAAAAGACGCGTACACGCCCGCCGTTCGCGCGGCGAGTTCCGATCTGGCCGATCCGGTCGGCGCGATCGAGGCCGTGTTTCGTGAACTTGATCCGCTCAGCCTGGCGGGCCTGATCCTGTTTTGCTCCAGCCGCTACGATCTAGCGGCGGTGGCCGATGCCATCTCAGAACGGAGCGAGGGCATCACCGTGATCGGCTGCACTTCCTCGGGCGAGATCAGCCCCGAAGGGATCAGCGAGGGCACGATCACCGCGATCGGTTTTCCGGCCGAGCATTTCGCCATGTCCGCGATGCGCTTCGAGGCGCTCGACCAGTTCGATACCGGGCACGCGCATCGCGCCGTTCGCGAACTTGTCGCGAGCGCGGCCGAGCATTCGCGCCACCTAGGGCCGGATATCAGCCGCGCCGCGCTGTTCCTCGTCGATGGCCTGTCCCATCGCGAGGAGATGCTGACCGTCACGGTGCAGGATGCGCTCGGCGAGATTCCGCTGATCGGTGGCTCCTCCGGCGACGGGCTGGATTTCCGGGAGACCTTCGTGCTGCACGAGGGCGCCTTCCGCCGTGACGCGGCGCTGGTCGCGATCCTCTCCTCCACGCATCGGATGCAGGCGTTCCGCTCGCAGCATTACAAGCCCGGCAAGGTGAAGATGGTGATCACCGGCGCGGATCCGGTCGATCGCATCGTTCACGAGGTGAATGCGGAGCCGGCCGCGCAGGAATATGCGCGCCTCGCCGGCGTATCGATCGCGGAGCTGGGTCCGGAGGTGTTCGCCTCGCATCCGCCGATGGTGCGCGCAGGCGGCGAATATTATTGCCGTTCGATCCAGTCTGCCAATCCCGACGGCAGCCTCACTTTCTATTGCGCGATCGACGAGGGCGTCGTCCTCACGTTGGGCGAGGCGCACGATGTGATGCACGAGTTGGAGGGCCTGTTCGATCGGCTGGACGAAGCGGTCGGCGGCATCGATCGGGTGATCGGCTTCGATTGCGTGTTGAATTCGGTCGATCTGCGCCAACGCCAGTTGCGGCGGGATGTCTCAAATCTCTTCGCCGCGCGCCGCGTCGTCGGTTTCAACACCTATGGCGAGCAATTCCATGCGTTGCATGTGAACCAGAGCTTCAGCGGCCTCGCGATCGGGCGATGA
- a CDS encoding NahK/ErcS family hybrid sensor histidine kinase/response regulator, with product MSSRPAPNLQQQRIAELEAKLAKAERINLVLMDRIERSTDLQGNAFSLFETAIALEGHVRDRTADLERALGQLAATNAALATAKEQADGAERRLRDAIDSINEGFAIFDADDRLILCNETYLGLWPSVAHRIVPGITFSEIVHLIGETGDSLGARLAPERWVSERLAQHGVVEGGHIHVLPDGRWIQANELRTSEGGIVGVYTDITDVKAADARQRAHELAQKTAVLQSTLDNIRLGVAVYDTDRQLIASNGPLLSMIGLPDDCLPMVTTHSGMVETCRRLNGPLGDPNPLDWLPAGSPDIVAQRRQSRGHVIEVRRSAMADGGMVMSFEDITERLAAEEALRGTAETLERRVEERTADIAAVNAKLQREVSERLAAEAALRGAKTAAEEANLSKTRFLAAASHDLLQPLNAARLFVSAIAERRLATPTRALVRQTGSALDSVEDLLEALLEISKLDAGAIVPHMADFPLAELLGAMRGEFAPVARARGLALRIPATSLWVRSDMRLVRRIIQNLVSNALRYTEHGQVELRCRKAGDRVKIEVIDTGIGIAAEHHAMIFEEFRRLDDGRDRGRGMGLGLAIVQRAARTLDAHVAMRSAPGEGSLFRLSLPIAAPQEIAPAPRDLPRRRAATEQTVLVIDNEPAILEGMTAMLGGWGCRVTAVRDDAGALAAIDGGVQPDLILADYHLDQEKTGDEAVRRVRARLDADIPAIIITADRMLELRDRLVAAGFDCLTKPVKPAQLRALLSRPAA from the coding sequence ATGAGCAGCCGCCCAGCCCCCAATCTGCAGCAGCAACGCATCGCCGAGTTGGAAGCGAAGCTCGCCAAGGCCGAGCGGATCAATCTGGTGCTGATGGACCGGATCGAGCGTTCCACCGATCTGCAGGGCAACGCTTTTTCGCTGTTCGAGACGGCCATCGCCCTAGAAGGGCATGTTCGCGACCGCACGGCGGATCTTGAGCGCGCCCTTGGTCAGCTGGCCGCGACCAATGCGGCGCTCGCCACTGCCAAGGAGCAGGCCGACGGTGCCGAACGACGGCTGCGCGATGCGATCGACAGCATCAACGAGGGCTTCGCGATCTTCGATGCCGATGATCGCCTGATCCTGTGCAACGAAACGTATCTCGGCCTGTGGCCCAGCGTCGCGCACCGCATTGTTCCCGGAATCACGTTCAGCGAGATCGTGCATCTGATCGGCGAGACCGGAGACAGCCTCGGCGCGCGCCTCGCGCCGGAACGCTGGGTATCGGAGCGGCTGGCACAGCATGGCGTGGTCGAGGGCGGGCATATCCACGTCCTGCCCGACGGCCGCTGGATCCAGGCCAACGAACTGCGGACGAGCGAGGGCGGCATCGTCGGCGTCTATACCGACATCACGGACGTGAAGGCGGCCGACGCGCGCCAGCGCGCGCACGAACTGGCGCAGAAGACCGCGGTGCTGCAATCGACGCTCGACAATATCCGGCTGGGCGTGGCGGTGTACGATACCGATCGCCAGCTGATCGCCTCGAACGGCCCGCTGCTATCGATGATCGGCCTGCCCGACGATTGCCTGCCGATGGTGACGACCCATTCTGGCATGGTCGAGACCTGCCGCCGGCTGAACGGCCCGCTGGGCGATCCCAACCCGCTGGACTGGCTTCCGGCCGGATCGCCCGACATCGTCGCGCAGCGCCGTCAGTCGCGCGGCCATGTCATCGAGGTGCGCCGCTCCGCCATGGCCGATGGCGGCATGGTGATGAGTTTCGAGGACATCACCGAGCGTCTCGCCGCTGAGGAAGCCCTTCGCGGAACGGCCGAGACGCTGGAGCGCCGCGTCGAGGAGCGGACCGCCGACATCGCCGCCGTCAATGCCAAGCTGCAGCGCGAAGTGAGCGAGCGTCTCGCCGCCGAGGCGGCGCTGCGCGGGGCCAAGACGGCCGCCGAGGAGGCGAACCTCTCGAAGACGCGCTTCCTCGCTGCGGCCAGCCACGATCTGCTCCAGCCTCTCAACGCCGCGCGGCTGTTCGTCTCGGCCATTGCCGAGCGGCGCCTGGCGACGCCTACGCGCGCGCTCGTCCGCCAGACCGGCTCTGCGCTGGATTCGGTCGAGGATCTGCTGGAGGCGCTGCTGGAAATCTCGAAGCTGGATGCCGGCGCGATCGTGCCGCATATGGCGGATTTCCCGCTCGCCGAGCTGCTCGGGGCGATGCGCGGCGAATTTGCGCCGGTCGCCCGTGCGCGCGGCCTCGCGCTGCGGATCCCGGCGACGTCCTTATGGGTGCGATCGGATATGCGGCTGGTGCGTCGCATCATCCAGAATCTCGTCTCCAATGCGCTGCGCTATACCGAGCATGGTCAGGTCGAGCTGCGGTGCCGCAAAGCCGGCGATCGCGTGAAGATCGAGGTGATCGATACGGGCATCGGTATCGCGGCCGAGCATCACGCCATGATCTTCGAGGAGTTTCGCCGGCTTGACGACGGGCGCGATCGGGGCCGCGGTATGGGCCTGGGCCTCGCGATCGTTCAGCGCGCCGCCCGCACGCTCGACGCGCATGTCGCCATGCGCTCGGCGCCGGGCGAAGGCTCGCTCTTCCGCTTGTCCCTGCCGATCGCGGCGCCGCAGGAGATCGCACCCGCGCCCCGCGATCTCCCCCGGCGCCGCGCGGCGACCGAGCAGACGGTGCTCGTGATCGATAACGAACCCGCCATTCTGGAGGGGATGACCGCGATGCTGGGCGGCTGGGGCTGCCGCGTCACTGCGGTCCGCGACGATGCCGGCGCGCTGGCGGCGATCGACGGAGGCGTCCAGCCCGACCTGATCCTGGCCGATTATCATCTCGATCAGGAAAAGACCGGCGATGAGGCGGTCCGTCGCGTCCGCGCGCGTCTCGATGCGGACATTCCGGCGATCATCATCACCGCGGATCGCATGCTTGAATTGCGCGACCGCCTCGTCGCGGCCGGCTTCGACTGTCTGACGAAGCCGGTAAAGCCGGCCCAGCTGCGCGCGCTGCTGAGCCGGCCTGCGGCATAG
- a CDS encoding response regulator transcription factor — translation MTAAVPPPGIGWPRDPVPALVEESMAEATSVERVLIADDHPMVRDGLRSVISVAFDSCETFEAATLDETIAVIEREGDFDLVMLDVNMPGARGISGLVTLRRRFPALPIVMVSAECERDIVSAALSAGAAGFIPKSLKRGAIVEALKSVLAGEIYVPANASDDGEGQIERREIMRRIEHLTPQQKVVLGLLVEGKLNKQIAYELDVSMTTVKAHVSAILAKLNVFSRTQAVIMVNKVGFDRGATGAH, via the coding sequence ATGACCGCCGCGGTCCCTCCGCCCGGCATCGGCTGGCCTCGCGATCCGGTGCCGGCGCTGGTAGAAGAGAGCATGGCGGAGGCGACATCGGTGGAGCGCGTGCTGATCGCGGACGACCATCCGATGGTGCGGGACGGGCTGCGTTCCGTCATCTCGGTCGCGTTCGACAGTTGCGAAACCTTCGAGGCGGCAACCCTCGACGAGACGATCGCGGTGATCGAGCGCGAGGGCGATTTCGATCTCGTCATGCTCGACGTCAACATGCCTGGGGCGCGCGGCATCAGCGGGCTCGTCACGCTTCGGCGGCGCTTTCCAGCGCTGCCGATCGTGATGGTCTCGGCCGAATGCGAGCGCGACATCGTATCCGCCGCGCTGAGCGCGGGCGCGGCGGGCTTCATCCCGAAATCGCTGAAGCGCGGGGCGATCGTGGAGGCGCTGAAATCGGTTCTGGCCGGCGAAATCTACGTTCCGGCCAATGCCAGCGACGACGGCGAAGGGCAGATCGAGCGGCGGGAGATCATGCGGCGGATCGAACATCTCACGCCCCAGCAGAAAGTGGTGCTCGGGCTGCTGGTGGAGGGCAAGCTGAACAAGCAGATCGCCTATGAACTCGACGTCTCGATGACGACGGTGAAAGCGCACGTCTCGGCGATCCTCGCCAAACTGAATGTGTTCAGCCGAACGCAAGCGGTGATCATGGTCAACAAGGTCGGTTTCGATCGGGGCGCGACCGGGGCGCACTGA